The following proteins are co-located in the Sporolactobacillus pectinivorans genome:
- a CDS encoding sensor histidine kinase — protein MRRSIRFKLSMFFLVMFLLFVATLLLSFIIFFRNDFRYDVVKEEQYYQNMVSKLADKASASKDEKSIETLLAPYANDRMQIQLLNKEGKVLWSLGHSPTIIDISAKDYIITGGVVRYGLRINGMNLTRTEVFEEYAIKYLWIILLLFTFLFLLIAFFLHLSITKPVLALYRRMENDPLKMKISTKDYRRDEIGVLEKKFDQMINRLQTVDRQQQTMLAAISHDLKTPLTSIIIYTERLSSGKVSDRKKQQHYYEVIGRKADDIKDLIDKFQDAALFSNLDVRADFQSVSAAEFFQSVFDPYTEEWDDVDAKLRYESIIDGAAMIRIDKSLIRRLMANVIGNAVKYGAQPLIVHVFLTQSDNYIKIKIENNGMQVPDDKIPLLFDRFYRAEPSRSREKGGSGLGLFICREIIEKHRGFIRAYKPWNNDFGIEIKLPIVNS, from the coding sequence ATGCGTAGATCCATCCGTTTTAAGCTCTCCATGTTTTTTCTTGTCATGTTTCTTCTGTTTGTTGCAACCCTTCTACTTAGCTTTATTATTTTCTTCAGAAATGATTTTCGCTATGATGTGGTAAAAGAAGAGCAATATTATCAAAATATGGTTTCAAAACTTGCTGACAAAGCGTCTGCATCCAAGGATGAGAAAAGCATAGAAACTCTACTTGCACCCTACGCTAATGATAGAATGCAGATCCAGTTGCTCAATAAAGAGGGAAAAGTGCTGTGGTCGTTGGGCCATTCGCCTACAATCATTGATATATCCGCAAAAGATTATATCATTACGGGAGGCGTAGTTCGATATGGCCTGCGGATAAATGGGATGAATTTGACACGCACCGAGGTATTTGAAGAGTACGCCATCAAATACCTATGGATCATCTTGCTTCTCTTTACTTTTCTGTTTTTATTGATCGCCTTTTTTCTTCACCTATCCATTACAAAACCTGTTTTAGCGCTTTACAGACGGATGGAGAACGATCCATTGAAAATGAAAATAAGTACAAAGGACTATCGACGTGATGAAATCGGTGTTTTGGAAAAAAAATTTGATCAAATGATCAATCGATTGCAAACTGTAGACAGGCAGCAGCAGACGATGCTGGCTGCCATTTCGCACGATCTGAAAACACCACTAACTTCGATCATCATTTACACCGAGCGATTGTCCTCTGGAAAAGTTTCAGATCGGAAAAAGCAGCAGCACTATTATGAGGTGATCGGTCGGAAAGCGGACGACATCAAGGATCTGATTGATAAGTTTCAAGATGCTGCCCTGTTCTCTAATTTAGATGTGCGCGCAGATTTTCAGAGCGTTTCTGCCGCAGAATTCTTCCAGTCTGTTTTTGATCCCTATACGGAAGAATGGGACGATGTGGACGCGAAACTCAGATATGAGAGCATAATAGACGGTGCCGCCATGATCCGGATTGACAAGTCATTAATTAGACGGTTAATGGCCAATGTTATCGGAAACGCCGTCAAGTACGGCGCGCAACCTCTCATTGTACATGTTTTCTTAACACAAAGTGATAACTACATAAAAATCAAAATTGAAAACAATGGTATGCAGGTTCCGGATGATAAAATACCGCTTCTTTTTGATCGTTTTTACCGCGCAGAACCATCCCGCTCACGTGAAAAAGGAGGGAGTGGACTCGGCCTTTTTATCTGCAGGGAAATCATTGAAAAGCACAGAGGTTTCATTCGTGCTTACAAGCCTTGGAATAATGATTTTGGTATTGAAATAAAGCTGCCAATCGTAAATTCTTAA
- a CDS encoding ABC transporter ATP-binding protein produces MSEPIIEFKGITKEYKMGEVVVNALSGVNFIVNKGEFAIVAGPSGAGKSTVLNILGGMDTPTKGHFTVDGKEINNYSRKQLITYRRKQIGFVFQFYNLMQNLTALENVELAVEICDHPFPPRDVLMQVGLEERMKNFPAQLSGGEQQRVAIARALAKNPKILLCDEPTGALDYNTGRSVLKLLQDTCRRTDMTVVLITHNLAIAPMGDRLIKIKNGRVENMEINPNPVNVEEIKW; encoded by the coding sequence ATGAGTGAACCCATCATCGAATTTAAAGGAATAACCAAAGAGTACAAAATGGGGGAGGTGGTTGTTAATGCTCTTTCCGGCGTGAATTTCATCGTCAATAAAGGGGAATTCGCTATAGTAGCGGGTCCAAGTGGGGCTGGAAAGAGCACTGTGCTGAATATTCTTGGCGGCATGGATACCCCAACAAAAGGACACTTTACCGTTGACGGCAAGGAGATCAACAACTATTCACGAAAGCAATTGATCACGTACCGTCGCAAACAAATTGGGTTTGTTTTTCAGTTCTATAACTTGATGCAAAACCTGACCGCCCTTGAAAATGTGGAACTGGCTGTTGAAATTTGCGATCACCCCTTTCCGCCTCGTGATGTGCTGATGCAGGTAGGCCTGGAAGAACGAATGAAGAATTTTCCTGCACAGCTTTCCGGAGGTGAGCAGCAGCGTGTAGCTATTGCCCGCGCGCTTGCAAAAAATCCAAAGATCCTGCTTTGTGACGAGCCGACGGGTGCTCTCGATTATAACACGGGGCGTTCCGTATTAAAGCTTTTACAGGATACGTGTCGGAGAACCGACATGACCGTTGTGCTGATCACGCACAATCTGGCGATTGCCCCGATGGGTGACAGACTGATCAAGATCAAAAATGGACGTGTTGAAAACATGGAGATCAATCCTAACCCTGTCAATGTTGAAGAGATTAAGTGGTGA
- a CDS encoding MBL fold metallo-hydrolase produces MKITQEDSVYQLTFFPALFPVNCYLADEGTTLTLIDAALPFSYKGILKAVEKIGKPITRIVLTHAHSDHIGSLDRLKKLLPDCEVIMSARDAKLLKGDATLEEDEPQTPVRGGVPKPGQIQTTPDTLVSEGDIIGSFQVIASPGHTPGHIALYNEKTKVLIAGDAFQIRGGVAVSGEVKPLFPFPAWATWNKEAAIQSAIKLKDLSPNLLCAGHGKLLKHPKGIMIHAIQQAKKALKGRTK; encoded by the coding sequence ACTTTCTTTCCGGCCCTGTTTCCTGTCAATTGTTATTTAGCGGATGAAGGGACTACTTTAACGTTAATCGATGCCGCCTTGCCGTTCAGCTATAAAGGAATTCTGAAGGCTGTTGAAAAAATCGGCAAACCGATCACACGTATCGTATTGACGCACGCCCACAGTGATCATATCGGTTCTTTGGACAGACTTAAAAAGCTGCTGCCCGATTGCGAAGTGATAATGTCCGCGCGGGATGCGAAACTTTTGAAGGGGGACGCGACATTGGAGGAGGATGAGCCGCAAACACCCGTCAGGGGCGGTGTGCCCAAACCGGGTCAAATTCAGACGACACCCGATACTTTAGTTTCCGAAGGCGATATAATCGGATCTTTTCAGGTGATTGCATCCCCGGGGCATACTCCCGGACACATCGCCCTGTACAATGAAAAAACGAAGGTGCTGATTGCCGGCGACGCTTTCCAGATAAGGGGAGGGGTAGCTGTTTCAGGTGAGGTAAAGCCCTTGTTTCCTTTTCCTGCTTGGGCTACATGGAATAAAGAAGCTGCTATCCAAAGTGCGATTAAGCTCAAAGATTTGTCCCCAAATTTATTATGCGCGGGACATGGGAAGCTATTGAAACATCCTAAAGGAATCATGATACACGCAATTCAACAGGCTAAAAAAGCTTTGAAAGGCAGAACAAAATGA
- a CDS encoding TetR/AcrR family transcriptional regulator has translation MRAKVTRQAILQVSEKIVNQEGYEALTLAKVAKTLEIKTPSLYNHISNLNDLRKELTLHALKQLDHEIMTAAVGKSGEEALKAIGFAYIYFMKDNPGLYGVVSSAPDPQDTKIDRVSSDIIATILRVLEPYHLSEEKAIHFVRGLRALSHGFSTLERQGGFNIDVPLNESISIAFDTFIKGMFATLLDSQKL, from the coding sequence ATGAGAGCAAAGGTTACAAGACAAGCGATTCTCCAAGTCAGCGAAAAAATTGTCAATCAAGAAGGATATGAGGCTCTGACCCTGGCAAAAGTTGCAAAAACATTGGAAATTAAGACACCGTCACTGTACAATCATATTTCAAACTTGAATGATTTACGAAAAGAGCTGACCCTTCATGCTCTAAAACAACTTGATCATGAGATCATGACCGCCGCTGTCGGGAAGTCGGGTGAGGAGGCACTGAAAGCAATCGGGTTCGCTTATATTTATTTTATGAAGGATAATCCCGGATTATATGGAGTGGTCTCAAGTGCACCTGACCCACAGGACACGAAAATCGATAGAGTGAGTTCAGATATTATCGCCACTATTTTGCGGGTGTTGGAACCGTATCATCTGAGTGAAGAGAAAGCGATTCATTTCGTCAGAGGATTGCGCGCGCTTTCACATGGATTTAGTACTCTTGAGAGACAGGGAGGGTTCAATATCGACGTCCCTCTCAATGAATCGATTTCCATTGCCTTTGATACCTTTATTAAAGGCATGTTTGCAACATTGCTAGACAGTCAAAAATTATAA
- a CDS encoding response regulator transcription factor, which translates to MPNRIMIADDDREIVEIISDALMDEGFLVSRAYNGSQVLDLMQSEKIDAFVLDIMMPEMDGLETLNQIRKKTDAPVLILSARNRDIDKVIGLQIGADDYVAKPFSMDELIARINAHLRRERKREEADDFLRLGHIELHKLKWQASVNGVPTDLSTKEFQILSYLIANKDRALTREQIYTAVWNDSYGGDLNTVTVHIKNLRAKLGSEGNRIKTIWGIGYKLEGDG; encoded by the coding sequence TTGCCGAATCGAATAATGATCGCAGATGATGACAGGGAAATTGTCGAGATCATATCTGATGCGTTAATGGACGAAGGGTTTCTCGTTAGCCGTGCTTACAATGGTTCACAGGTTCTCGATCTTATGCAATCTGAAAAGATTGATGCCTTTGTACTCGACATCATGATGCCGGAAATGGACGGATTGGAGACGTTGAACCAAATCAGAAAAAAGACAGACGCTCCTGTGCTCATTCTCAGTGCAAGGAACCGTGATATTGACAAGGTCATAGGTCTACAAATAGGAGCAGATGATTATGTGGCCAAGCCGTTTTCGATGGATGAACTGATTGCCAGAATCAACGCACATTTGAGGCGTGAACGGAAAAGGGAGGAAGCGGACGACTTTTTGCGTCTTGGTCATATTGAGCTTCATAAATTGAAATGGCAAGCTAGCGTGAATGGGGTTCCTACCGATCTTTCTACTAAAGAGTTTCAAATTTTAAGTTACCTGATCGCAAACAAAGACAGGGCACTGACACGTGAACAAATTTATACCGCGGTTTGGAACGATAGCTATGGCGGAGATCTCAATACAGTTACCGTACATATTAAGAATCTTCGCGCTAAGCTGGGCAGTGAAGGCAACCGAATTAAAACGATTTGGGGCATTGGCTATAAGTTGGAGGGTGACGGCTGA
- a CDS encoding ArsR/SmtB family transcription factor has protein sequence MNNTLSGDELLNVLEALSNPYRLKIIAILYGKKQYVSQLARELGISRPLLYLHLRKLEGVKLIRGHHEISSDGKAMKYYELNSFSIPLDERLIAQTASSLTIKHRRE, from the coding sequence ATGAATAACACATTATCTGGCGATGAACTGTTAAATGTTTTGGAAGCATTATCGAATCCTTATCGGCTAAAAATCATTGCGATTCTTTATGGAAAAAAGCAATATGTAAGTCAACTTGCGAGAGAGCTAGGCATTAGCAGACCATTGCTCTATTTGCATTTACGCAAGTTAGAAGGTGTCAAACTTATCCGTGGCCATCATGAAATTTCTTCAGATGGCAAAGCAATGAAGTATTATGAACTCAACTCTTTTAGTATTCCATTGGATGAGCGTTTAATTGCTCAGACGGCAAGCAGTTTGACAATCAAACACAGAAGGGAGTAA
- a CDS encoding nitroreductase family protein, translating into MMKAQQSIDFFSVLNNRHSVRDYDPSYKIPHEEMLQMLTEATRAPSSVNLQPWRFVVVDEHKERLKDLVRFNHSQLQTSSAMILILGDMNHFDYADEIFTAAVEQNVMPQDVKDYYMKSLPETFAQMTKQKIRENTLIDGGLVAMQLMLVAKAHGYDTNPIGGFERKEVLQTLGVDTDRYVPIMLVSIGKAGKPAHDSVRLPIERVVSWNKVDQVVGESPAKNG; encoded by the coding sequence ATCATGAAAGCGCAGCAGTCCATCGATTTTTTCTCAGTTCTTAATAACCGCCATTCAGTCAGAGACTATGATCCATCCTATAAAATACCGCACGAAGAAATGCTACAGATGCTTACGGAAGCAACAAGGGCTCCCTCCTCAGTTAATTTGCAGCCTTGGCGCTTTGTTGTGGTCGACGAACACAAAGAACGTTTAAAAGACCTGGTCCGTTTTAATCATTCTCAGTTGCAAACGTCATCTGCAATGATACTGATTTTAGGAGACATGAATCATTTTGATTATGCTGATGAAATATTTACAGCGGCGGTTGAGCAGAATGTAATGCCGCAGGATGTAAAGGATTATTATATGAAATCCCTGCCGGAGACTTTCGCGCAAATGACGAAACAGAAGATCAGAGAAAACACATTAATTGACGGGGGCTTAGTCGCTATGCAGCTGATGTTAGTGGCAAAAGCACATGGTTATGATACAAACCCAATTGGTGGCTTTGAACGAAAAGAAGTACTGCAGACCTTAGGCGTGGATACCGACCGGTACGTTCCGATCATGCTGGTCTCTATAGGAAAAGCTGGAAAGCCGGCGCATGATAGTGTTCGCTTACCAATTGAACGCGTCGTTTCATGGAATAAAGTTGATCAAGTAGTAGGAGAATCTCCTGCAAAAAATGGATAA
- a CDS encoding DUF3231 family protein, with protein MGEAMACWMYQTQLDGVLGYCEIALNATKDKDVINIINESKRLGLIHKKKLDEFMKAESISPSDGYVQKPAINVDDVPNGVKQTEKDIVNTIQINLVTAFGLNASALSQCLRTDLQIIFFKIMTDVMIFGQSINILSEKRGWLRFPPTYHPN; from the coding sequence GTGGGCGAGGCTATGGCTTGTTGGATGTATCAAACACAACTTGATGGTGTTCTTGGTTACTGCGAAATTGCATTGAACGCTACAAAAGATAAGGATGTCATTAATATAATTAATGAATCCAAAAGATTAGGATTGATTCACAAGAAAAAATTAGATGAATTTATGAAAGCTGAGAGTATTTCTCCGTCTGACGGCTACGTCCAAAAACCAGCAATAAATGTTGATGATGTCCCGAATGGGGTCAAACAGACGGAAAAAGACATCGTCAACACGATTCAAATTAATTTGGTAACCGCCTTTGGGTTGAATGCAAGTGCGCTTAGCCAATGTCTTCGCACAGATTTACAAATCATCTTTTTTAAAATCATGACGGATGTTATGATTTTTGGTCAATCCATCAATATTCTCTCTGAAAAAAGAGGTTGGTTAAGGTTTCCTCCTACCTATCATCCGAATTGA
- a CDS encoding FtsX-like permease family protein, producing MQKTLIKEVFREIKGSLNRFFAILVIVTLGVAFYAGFNSIGPDLSASVANYFSKSRFMDLQILSPVGFNQDDLKAIRMVPGVKNAQPVFMMDAMQTYGKQTNVAHLISIPNGNGSNEAINSLTLVKGRFPNNSHEVVVDQQKNGSNPKIGDLVTLLSGSAVNISDSLHDTKLKVVGTVDSPAYLTRDRGTSTIGNGKVSGLVFMPQQNFKQSDYTAILVTAADTNGLDVFSDAYSNKVSAVRDDLNHVADSRTKTRYDDLVSKNNKRITQQQNEYNEKKKQADQSFADAQQKIDDSQNKLKAAQGHLNAMESQTNQQFDAAQAKLDTAAKQLADSTEEYNQKSASFKQSAAAAQNQFAIAEKQINALSSKISSLQNQLNGLETKLSVGKTNGSLTPAVMERINAQIQQIKSTLATLTQQQETAQANLTAQQKKFTATQTQLNSSKQQLADATAQLNVQRDSFAAEQKKTKLQITQGQQEINRQKSFIDQAYQNLKKQKMDTNKNLSKAEQQIHDAKQKVSQITKPSWKIMSRDDNTGYSSFQSTVDRSNGMSSILPVIFFAIAALVCLTTMTRMVQEQRTQIGTLKALGYSNGAIAFKYLFYSASASLIGSIIGMVLGFILLPSVIFKAYMILYSMPAMSAGFYPGIATTALVISLALITAATLFTCISELRSVPSALMRPEPPKSGKRILLERIHFLWNRLSFSKKVTARNLFRYKKRFWMTVLGVACCCAMLVTGLGLKDSISTQVSQREFGEIMKYGMSVQLKNNVTASQTDTITHLLRNTSGVSSFMENTNKNITVKSGSKNEQVNLMVPQQPNQFSNYFKLRQAPSRFASTGSSISLSNDGVVITQQLAQLLNIKTGDTLVIEDDATHSHHFRVEGIAENYLLNYVFMTPTLYSKTYGSQVAINQILTNLDTKASHNSISSSLTKADGVASVSFLSDSEQTFQDTVKSLNDVVWVIILAAILLEFVVLYTLTTINIGERFREIATIKVLGFYDREVSAYVTRESYLLTLIGIVLGLIGGLFLHAKILSGIEVDGVMFVKSILPQSFIVSALLTFIFTWAVNLITMVPLRKIDMVEALKGNE from the coding sequence ATGCAAAAAACACTAATTAAAGAAGTATTTCGTGAAATTAAGGGCTCTTTGAACCGCTTTTTCGCAATCCTCGTGATTGTGACGCTTGGTGTCGCTTTTTATGCCGGATTTAATTCCATCGGTCCGGATTTATCTGCATCCGTTGCCAACTACTTTTCAAAAAGTCGGTTCATGGATCTTCAAATCCTGTCACCTGTTGGCTTTAACCAGGACGATTTAAAAGCGATACGCATGGTGCCCGGCGTCAAGAATGCCCAGCCTGTTTTTATGATGGACGCCATGCAGACGTACGGAAAACAGACCAATGTTGCGCACTTAATCTCCATACCAAACGGTAACGGGTCAAACGAAGCGATTAACTCGCTGACCCTTGTAAAGGGAAGGTTTCCGAATAATTCCCACGAGGTCGTCGTGGATCAGCAAAAAAACGGAAGCAACCCGAAGATCGGCGACCTTGTTACTTTGTTATCCGGTTCGGCGGTGAACATATCAGACAGCTTGCACGACACGAAGCTTAAGGTCGTAGGTACTGTCGATAGCCCAGCCTATTTAACCAGAGACCGGGGAACCAGCACCATCGGGAATGGCAAAGTAAGCGGGTTGGTCTTTATGCCGCAGCAGAACTTCAAGCAATCTGACTACACGGCCATTCTGGTTACCGCAGCGGATACCAACGGTTTGGATGTGTTCAGCGACGCTTATTCCAACAAAGTTTCCGCTGTGAGAGACGACTTAAATCACGTGGCAGATAGCCGGACCAAAACGCGTTATGATGATCTCGTCAGCAAGAACAATAAGCGGATTACTCAGCAGCAGAACGAATATAACGAAAAAAAGAAACAAGCGGATCAATCATTTGCTGATGCACAGCAGAAAATTGACGATTCGCAGAATAAGCTGAAAGCTGCACAGGGTCACTTGAATGCGATGGAAAGTCAAACCAATCAGCAATTTGACGCGGCTCAGGCTAAACTTGACACCGCAGCAAAGCAACTTGCCGACAGCACGGAAGAATATAACCAAAAATCCGCTTCATTTAAACAATCGGCGGCAGCAGCGCAAAATCAGTTTGCCATCGCCGAGAAGCAAATCAATGCTCTTTCGTCAAAAATTTCATCTCTGCAGAATCAGCTTAACGGACTTGAGACCAAGCTTTCTGTAGGTAAGACAAACGGAAGCCTGACACCTGCAGTGATGGAAAGGATAAACGCACAGATTCAACAAATAAAAAGTACACTGGCCACTTTGACACAGCAGCAGGAAACAGCACAGGCCAATCTCACGGCTCAGCAGAAAAAGTTCACGGCCACGCAAACGCAACTGAATTCCAGCAAACAACAGCTTGCCGACGCGACGGCACAGCTGAACGTTCAGAGGGATTCATTTGCTGCCGAACAGAAAAAGACGAAATTGCAGATTACACAAGGTCAGCAAGAGATTAACAGGCAAAAAAGTTTCATTGATCAAGCATATCAGAATCTGAAAAAACAAAAAATGGATACGAACAAAAATCTGAGCAAGGCTGAGCAGCAGATCCATGATGCCAAACAAAAGGTCAGCCAGATTACGAAACCAAGTTGGAAGATAATGAGCCGTGACGACAATACGGGCTATTCGAGTTTCCAAAGCACTGTTGACCGCAGCAATGGCATGTCCAGTATTCTTCCGGTCATCTTCTTTGCCATAGCAGCTCTCGTTTGCCTGACGACGATGACCCGGATGGTACAGGAACAGCGCACGCAGATTGGTACGCTTAAGGCTCTGGGTTACAGTAATGGGGCCATCGCGTTTAAATATCTTTTTTATTCTGCTTCGGCGAGTCTAATTGGAAGTATCATCGGCATGGTTCTTGGGTTTATCTTACTGCCGTCCGTAATATTTAAGGCTTATATGATCTTGTATTCAATGCCAGCCATGAGTGCCGGTTTTTATCCCGGTATCGCCACTACGGCACTGGTGATTTCATTAGCACTGATCACGGCAGCAACGCTGTTTACCTGTATCAGCGAGCTTCGTTCCGTCCCTTCGGCATTGATGCGGCCGGAACCGCCAAAAAGTGGGAAACGGATTCTTCTTGAGCGTATCCATTTTCTGTGGAACCGGCTGAGTTTTAGTAAGAAAGTAACGGCACGCAATCTTTTCCGATACAAAAAGCGTTTCTGGATGACGGTATTAGGCGTCGCCTGTTGCTGCGCGATGCTCGTCACTGGTCTGGGGCTTAAAGATTCTATATCCACGCAAGTTTCTCAAAGAGAATTTGGCGAGATTATGAAATACGGCATGTCCGTTCAACTGAAAAACAATGTGACTGCCAGTCAGACAGACACGATAACGCACCTTCTCAGGAACACGTCCGGGGTATCCTCGTTCATGGAAAACACCAACAAGAATATCACCGTGAAGTCGGGTTCGAAAAACGAACAGGTGAATCTCATGGTTCCGCAGCAGCCCAATCAATTTTCAAACTATTTTAAGCTGCGACAAGCACCTTCGCGCTTTGCAAGTACGGGCTCATCGATTTCCCTGTCAAATGATGGTGTTGTCATTACACAGCAGCTAGCTCAGCTGTTAAACATTAAAACGGGCGATACCCTTGTGATTGAGGATGATGCGACACATAGTCATCATTTTCGTGTTGAGGGTATAGCAGAGAATTATTTGCTGAATTATGTGTTTATGACACCCACTTTATATTCAAAAACATACGGTTCGCAAGTAGCGATCAATCAAATCTTAACGAATTTAGATACGAAGGCCTCCCATAATTCGATATCTTCGTCGTTAACGAAAGCCGATGGTGTCGCCAGCGTGTCTTTTCTGTCTGATAGTGAACAAACTTTTCAGGACACGGTTAAGAGTCTTAACGATGTGGTCTGGGTCATTATTCTGGCAGCCATCCTTCTTGAGTTTGTGGTTCTTTATACGTTGACGACGATCAATATTGGTGAACGTTTCAGGGAAATTGCCACGATTAAAGTTCTGGGATTCTATGACCGAGAAGTTTCGGCATACGTCACCCGTGAAAGCTATCTACTAACATTAATAGGCATCGTGCTCGGACTCATTGGCGGACTATTCTTGCATGCAAAGATTCTTAGCGGTATTGAAGTAGACGGCGTTATGTTTGTCAAGTCGATCCTACCGCAAAGCTTTATTGTCAGTGCCTTGCTTACCTTCATCTTCACTTGGGCTGTCAACCTGATTACAATGGTACCGCTGCGCAAGATTGATATGGTTGAGGCACTAAAAGGCAATGAGTAA
- a CDS encoding MarR family winged helix-turn-helix transcriptional regulator encodes MFYRLHLVSKEMNQAFESMAHTSLTKLEILCSIHSQEEMAQLELIKRLKLDAAAVTRHLKHMEEEGSIRRRKDDKDKRLIWLALTEKGETERERLVKIKAMLQKKLLSDFTNEQIICVSQFIEKVSQNINSRIEV; translated from the coding sequence TTGTTCTACCGCCTACATCTTGTCAGTAAAGAAATGAATCAGGCGTTTGAATCGATGGCGCATACTAGCTTGACTAAGCTTGAAATATTATGCAGTATCCATTCGCAGGAAGAAATGGCTCAGCTGGAATTAATCAAACGGTTAAAGCTGGATGCGGCCGCTGTTACCCGTCATCTGAAACATATGGAAGAAGAAGGATCGATTCGTCGAAGGAAAGATGACAAAGACAAGCGATTGATCTGGCTGGCCTTGACAGAAAAGGGAGAGACCGAAAGAGAACGCCTCGTTAAAATAAAGGCGATGCTTCAGAAAAAATTGTTGTCTGATTTTACAAACGAGCAAATCATTTGCGTTTCACAATTTATTGAAAAAGTGTCACAGAATATCAATAGCAGAATAGAGGTTTAA